A part of Campylobacter ureolyticus ACS-301-V-Sch3b genomic DNA contains:
- a CDS encoding DUF475 domain-containing protein — protein sequence MKIFYSSFIVMIFGLLISFFIGNLKAVYICFLLAILEVSLSFDNAVVNAKILNQMNEVWRKRFIIFGIPIAVFGMRFLFPLLIVSIFSGHSMLQTLNFAINSPELYHEALSQNKDEIYIFGGAFLMMVFFDFFFDSQRKTHWLELIENNKIIEFFKKFANINLILAIFLGLIFMQKTSNLTYGLCFFSAIFIHLLISSLNETFSSGSVRNGIIGFLYLEVLDASFSFDGVIGAFALSENIFIIMIGLGIGAMFVRSITIYLVEKKTLLKFAYLDHGAHYAIFALSIIMFIQVFYEVSEIITGTIGFLFIFLAFLSSVYKNRRDNLQAKAD from the coding sequence ATGAAAATATTTTATTCGTCATTTATAGTGATGATTTTTGGACTTTTAATAAGTTTTTTTATAGGAAATTTAAAGGCTGTTTATATCTGTTTCTTACTAGCCATTTTGGAAGTTAGCCTTAGTTTTGATAATGCGGTTGTAAATGCAAAAATCTTAAACCAAATGAATGAAGTATGGAGAAAAAGATTTATTATCTTTGGTATTCCAATTGCTGTTTTTGGAATGAGGTTTTTATTTCCACTTCTTATAGTTTCTATTTTTTCGGGGCACTCAATGCTTCAAACTCTAAATTTTGCTATTAATTCACCTGAATTATACCATGAGGCTTTAAGTCAAAATAAAGATGAAATTTATATTTTTGGTGGAGCATTTTTAATGATGGTGTTTTTTGATTTTTTCTTTGATAGCCAGAGAAAAACACATTGGTTAGAGTTGATAGAAAACAATAAAATTATTGAATTTTTTAAGAAATTTGCAAATATAAATTTGATTTTAGCGATTTTTTTAGGACTTATTTTTATGCAAAAAACTTCAAATTTAACTTATGGTCTCTGCTTTTTTTCTGCCATTTTTATACATTTGTTAATATCATCTTTAAATGAAACTTTTAGCTCAGGAAGTGTTAGAAATGGAATTATTGGGTTTTTATATTTGGAGGTTTTGGATGCAAGTTTTAGTTTTGATGGTGTAATTGGAGCATTTGCTTTAAGTGAAAATATCTTTATTATTATGATAGGACTTGGAATTGGCGCTATGTTTGTAAGAAGTATAACAATATACTTGGTTGAGAAAAAAACGCTTTTAAAATTTGCATATTTAGACCATGGAGCACATTATGCGATATTTGCACTTTCTATTATAATGTTTATACAAGTTTTTTACGAGGTTAGTGAAATTATAACCGGAACCATAGGATTTTTATTTATTTTTTTAGCTTTTTTAAGTTCGGTTTATAAAAACAGGCGTGATAATTTGCAAGCAAAAGCTGATTAA
- a CDS encoding CHASE2 domain-containing protein translates to MKKIFIIFIFFSIICGFFIRSSSFLPLLDYQIYDLIKPELNLDKSNSVVVVEIDEKSLEIFGQWPWSRILVAKLAQEILLSKPAAFGMDVIFAEKDRTSLDEIKNFYKDSLNLELNTNKIPTPLLDNDKILASSLEAGNSVLAVFASNIPRNKTCSKLTTIKSDLVFENIDKIDNLVCSYEPLNVLAKANGFINARAFSDGVLRYTNLFFYYKNSLIPSFSVAMLMQVDPNLTLLEDEKNRGLKVKFLGKEVKLNDEAKALNEIYPKSKFKTFSASDVLLDRVDKSEFSGKFVLFGATALGLNDHFVSSGGKIRSGIFYHASLIENFLTNSLVSQPNFYKDLNFYLSVLVLVLLAFVIVRYGYLPSFLVFVLLTVMDFVSAEIKLKSGVYISIGYIIIPVSIIFLFFTLSMAFYSFWEKRSFLKELEEAHSSAIDSMITVVEGKDRETGGHILRTREYVRILAQYLRKKGIYDFSPTFIKILCQAVPLHDIGKVAIPDNILNKNGSFDEKEWEIMKKHVIYGKEIIQKAEMRSSGKNLFLNAAINIAYTHHEKWDGSGYPQGLKGDEIPIEGRLMAIADVYDALTSKRAYKEKFSYEKAENMIISESGTHFDPTLIKAFIDLKSEFRKIAQKYED, encoded by the coding sequence ATGAAAAAAATTTTTATAATATTTATATTTTTTTCCATAATTTGCGGATTTTTTATAAGAAGTAGTAGTTTTTTACCTTTGCTTGATTATCAAATTTATGACCTTATAAAGCCAGAGTTAAATTTAGACAAATCAAACTCAGTTGTTGTTGTTGAAATTGATGAAAAAAGCTTAGAAATATTTGGTCAGTGGCCTTGGAGTAGAATTTTAGTTGCAAAACTTGCACAAGAGATACTGCTTTCAAAACCTGCGGCTTTTGGAATGGATGTTATATTTGCAGAAAAAGATAGAACTTCTTTGGATGAAATTAAAAATTTTTATAAAGATTCACTAAATTTGGAGTTAAATACAAATAAAATTCCAACTCCACTACTAGATAATGATAAAATTTTAGCAAGTTCTTTGGAGGCTGGAAACAGCGTTTTAGCAGTTTTTGCCTCAAATATACCAAGAAATAAAACTTGCAGCAAACTAACTACGATAAAATCAGACCTTGTCTTTGAAAATATAGATAAAATAGATAATTTAGTTTGTAGCTATGAGCCTTTAAATGTTCTTGCTAAGGCAAATGGCTTTATAAATGCAAGGGCTTTTAGCGATGGAGTGTTGCGTTATACAAATCTATTTTTTTACTATAAAAATAGTCTTATTCCATCTTTTAGTGTTGCTATGCTTATGCAAGTTGATCCAAATTTAACTCTTTTAGAAGATGAAAAAAATAGGGGTTTAAAAGTTAAATTTTTAGGAAAAGAAGTTAAGCTAAATGATGAAGCAAAGGCCTTAAATGAAATTTATCCAAAAAGTAAATTTAAAACATTTTCGGCTTCTGATGTGCTTTTGGATAGAGTTGATAAGAGTGAATTTAGTGGAAAATTTGTTTTGTTTGGTGCAACTGCGCTTGGCTTAAATGATCATTTTGTAAGCTCTGGAGGAAAGATAAGATCTGGTATTTTTTACCATGCATCTTTAATAGAAAATTTTTTAACTAACTCACTTGTTAGTCAGCCAAATTTCTATAAAGATTTAAATTTTTATTTAAGCGTGTTAGTGTTAGTGTTACTTGCTTTTGTGATAGTTAGATATGGCTATTTGCCTTCTTTTTTAGTTTTTGTTTTACTAACTGTTATGGATTTTGTTAGTGCAGAAATTAAACTAAAAAGTGGAGTTTATATTTCGATTGGATATATTATAATTCCAGTTTCTATAATATTTTTGTTTTTTACTTTATCAATGGCTTTTTATAGTTTTTGGGAAAAAAGAAGCTTTTTAAAAGAGCTTGAAGAAGCACACAGTTCAGCAATAGATAGCATGATAACAGTTGTTGAGGGAAAAGATAGAGAAACTGGTGGGCATATCTTAAGAACTAGAGAGTATGTTAGAATTTTAGCGCAGTATTTAAGAAAAAAGGGAATTTATGATTTTAGTCCAACTTTTATAAAAATTTTATGTCAAGCTGTTCCACTCCATGATATTGGCAAGGTTGCAATTCCTGATAATATTTTAAATAAAAATGGAAGCTTTGATGAAAAAGAGTGGGAAATAATGAAAAAACATGTAATTTATGGAAAAGAGATAATTCAAAAAGCAGAAATGCGTTCAAGTGGAAAAAATCTTTTCTTAAATGCTGCTATAAACATAGCCTATACACACCATGAAAAATGGGATGGAAGCGGCTATCCACAAGGCTTAAAAGGAGATGAAATACCAATTGAAGGACGCTTGATGGCAATAGCAGATGTATATGACGCACTAACTTCAAAAAGAGCTTATAAGGAAAAATTTAGTTACGAAAAAGCTGAAAATATGATAATAAGCGAAAGTGGAACACATTTTGATCCAACTTTAATAAAAGCTTTTATAGATTTAAAATCCGAGTTTAGAAAAATTGCTCAAAAATATGAAGACTAG
- a CDS encoding OmpA family protein — protein sequence MEVFLGMVAVIFGLTIGVEKSEILLLDSGKPSAIIIQAKDKNTTLNSVNSYMEISNVKTFESKKKTLKEDEVKKRYYTLLKDGVIPPKSYLLYFTDGSNLTENSAKKIDEIRQTIKDRMPCNVSIIGHADTYGSDKINEKVSLDRAQSVSKNFKDLNISKLEIVSFGEKNLLVKTKDGVIEPKNRRVEIQIR from the coding sequence ATGGAAGTTTTCCTAGGAATGGTTGCAGTTATTTTTGGTCTTACCATAGGAGTTGAAAAAAGTGAGATTTTACTTTTAGATAGTGGTAAGCCATCAGCTATAATCATTCAAGCAAAAGATAAAAATACAACCTTAAATTCCGTAAATTCATATATGGAAATTTCAAACGTTAAAACTTTTGAAAGCAAGAAAAAAACTCTTAAAGAAGATGAGGTAAAAAAAAGATATTATACCTTGCTAAAAGATGGTGTTATACCACCAAAGTCATATCTTTTGTATTTTACAGATGGCTCAAATTTGACTGAAAACTCAGCTAAAAAAATAGATGAAATAAGACAAACTATTAAAGATAGAATGCCTTGCAATGTCTCTATTATAGGACACGCAGATACTTATGGAAGTGATAAAATCAATGAAAAAGTCTCACTTGATAGAGCGCAAAGCGTTTCTAAAAATTTTAAAGATTTAAATATCTCAAAGCTTGAGATAGTGTCTTTTGGGGAAAAAAATCTTTTAGTTAAGACAAAAGATGGCGTTATTGAACCAAAAAATAGAAGAGTTGAAATTCAGATAAGATAG
- a CDS encoding ribonuclease HII, whose product MKICGIDEAGRGCLAGDLCMAGVVLDKEIDGLKDSKKISEKKRAILFNEICKNAKFKIVTFTSQDVDKMGLSECLKNGLLEILNYFGDGFEYIYDGNTNFKVQKIKTMIKADALIKEVSAASILAKVTRDENLKTANKKYPEYCFLKHKGYATKAHIEAILKYGYTNFHRLTYDVKALKNISKNKF is encoded by the coding sequence ATGAAAATTTGTGGCATTGATGAAGCTGGGCGTGGATGTTTGGCAGGTGATTTATGTATGGCTGGAGTAGTGCTAGATAAAGAGATAGATGGTCTAAAAGATAGCAAAAAGATAAGTGAGAAAAAAAGAGCAATTTTATTTAATGAAATTTGTAAAAATGCAAAATTTAAAATTGTTACTTTTACAAGCCAAGATGTTGATAAAATGGGTCTTTCAGAATGTTTAAAAAATGGGCTTTTAGAAATTTTGAATTATTTTGGAGATGGGTTTGAATATATTTATGATGGAAATACAAATTTTAAAGTCCAAAAAATAAAAACTATGATAAAAGCTGATGCGCTAATAAAAGAGGTAAGTGCAGCAAGTATTTTAGCTAAAGTTACAAGAGATGAAAATTTAAAAACAGCTAATAAAAAATACCCAGAATATTGTTTTTTAAAGCATAAAGGATACGCTACAAAAGCACACATTGAAGCTATTTTAAAATACGGATATACAAATTTTCATAGGCTTACTTATGATGTAAAAGCATTAAAAAATATAAGTAAAAATAAATTTTAA
- a CDS encoding ATP-binding protein, whose translation MEILNYLYENPPIFQNKIARKIKIDSDKALICGQLNSGKSQILLNLLFENQKDEILYIDLDDLRLNFDKADFLKFLNLNKKIKFIGIDNLKTNDSKLLKIIENLSSSNANIKNIYLTTRQKSLSLNGFKKYNLNMLDFEEFIAFEGKTNDLGAMFSEFLTRGNSINDKISIQNNLKANYSENELLVLLECAKFVNQNFSTNKIYTNLKEFYKISKDKVYEAVFKFEDEGIIKFVPKFKSTSKRVYFGDFAFMDDLSYKKHFIKKLQNALLCELLTLDKEIYFTDDFDFYLPNKNLQNQNLAFLIIPFTTSEFIYLKFKKLFEQLKKMRISKLYAITMGNEESFTIEGIKCEITPFWQYALSI comes from the coding sequence ATGGAAATTTTAAATTATCTTTATGAAAACCCGCCAATTTTTCAAAATAAAATTGCTAGAAAAATTAAAATTGATAGTGACAAGGCTTTAATTTGCGGTCAACTAAACTCAGGTAAAAGTCAAATTTTATTAAATCTGCTTTTTGAAAATCAAAAAGATGAAATTTTATACATAGACCTTGATGATTTGCGTCTAAATTTTGATAAAGCTGATTTTTTAAAATTTTTAAATTTAAATAAAAAAATCAAATTTATTGGAATTGACAATCTAAAAACCAATGATTCAAAGCTCTTAAAAATAATTGAAAACCTAAGCTCTAGCAATGCAAACATAAAAAATATTTATCTTACAACAAGACAAAAATCATTAAGTTTAAATGGTTTTAAAAAATACAACTTAAATATGCTTGATTTTGAAGAATTTATTGCATTTGAGGGAAAAACTAATGATCTTGGAGCAATGTTTAGCGAATTTTTAACAAGAGGAAATAGCATAAATGATAAAATTTCAATTCAAAATAATCTCAAAGCAAATTATAGTGAAAATGAACTTTTAGTACTTTTAGAGTGCGCTAAATTTGTAAATCAAAATTTTAGTACAAACAAAATTTATACAAATCTAAAAGAATTTTATAAAATTTCAAAAGATAAAGTTTATGAGGCTGTTTTTAAGTTCGAGGATGAGGGGATTATCAAATTTGTACCAAAATTTAAATCCACCTCTAAAAGAGTTTATTTTGGAGATTTTGCCTTTATGGATGATTTAAGCTATAAAAAACATTTTATTAAAAAACTTCAAAATGCCCTATTGTGTGAACTTTTAACGCTTGATAAAGAAATTTATTTTACGGATGATTTTGACTTTTACTTGCCAAATAAAAATTTGCAAAATCAAAATTTAGCTTTTTTAATCATCCCTTTTACAACAAGCGAGTTTATATATTTGAAATTTAAAAAGCTTTTTGAACAACTAAAAAAAATGAGAATTTCAAAACTTTATGCAATAACAATGGGAAATGAGGAAAGTTTTACAATAGAGGGCATAAAGTGTGAAATAACACCATTTTGGCAATATGCTTTAAGTATTTAA
- the msrB gene encoding peptide-methionine (R)-S-oxide reductase MsrB: protein MRKILIFIFLINFLWSVDMSNNTNNAEIYLAGGCFWGMQGYFDKINGVIKTDVGYANGKSASTSYKELHKTMHAETLHLIYDKNKISLNEILRHFIRVIDPTSLNRQGNDVGTQYRSGIYYVDVESGNEAISFIKEISKFYEKPIVIEVEPLRNYVLAENYHQKYLEKNPNGYCHIDLNLAKTPLEKVYNKPNDDEIRKNLSEISYQVTQENATEMPFSSKYDDFYEKGIYVDIVSKEPLFSSSDKFNAGCGWPSFSKPIGKINENKDFSHGMIRTEVRSKFANSHLGHVFNDGPKSKGGLRYCINGAALEFIPLKEMEEKGYKDYIKFVK from the coding sequence ATGAGAAAAATTTTAATCTTTATCTTTTTAATAAATTTTTTATGGAGCGTGGATATGAGTAATAATACCAACAATGCTGAAATTTATTTAGCCGGCGGGTGCTTTTGGGGAATGCAAGGGTATTTTGACAAAATTAATGGAGTCATAAAAACCGATGTTGGTTATGCAAATGGAAAAAGTGCGAGCACAAGTTATAAAGAACTTCATAAAACAATGCATGCTGAGACACTTCACCTGATTTATGATAAAAATAAAATTAGTTTAAATGAAATTTTAAGACATTTTATAAGAGTGATAGACCCGACTTCACTAAACAGACAAGGAAACGATGTTGGCACGCAGTATAGAAGCGGAATTTACTATGTTGATGTAGAAAGTGGCAATGAAGCGATATCATTTATAAAAGAGATCTCTAAATTTTATGAAAAACCGATTGTCATAGAGGTAGAGCCACTTAGAAACTATGTTTTGGCTGAAAATTATCATCAAAAATATTTAGAGAAAAACCCAAACGGATATTGTCATATTGATTTAAATTTAGCAAAAACTCCACTAGAAAAAGTTTATAATAAACCAAATGATGACGAAATAAGAAAAAATTTAAGTGAAATTTCATATCAAGTAACGCAAGAAAATGCCACCGAAATGCCATTTTCAAGCAAATATGATGATTTTTATGAAAAAGGGATTTATGTTGATATCGTAAGCAAAGAGCCACTTTTTAGCTCATCTGATAAATTTAATGCAGGATGTGGGTGGCCAAGCTTTTCAAAGCCAATTGGTAAAATTAATGAAAATAAAGACTTTTCACATGGCATGATAAGAACCGAAGTAAGATCAAAATTTGCAAACTCTCACTTGGGACATGTTTTTAATGATGGACCAAAAAGCAAGGGAGGGCTAAGATATTGTATAAATGGTGCTGCATTGGAGTTTATCCCACTTAAAGAGATGGAGGAGAAAGGGTATAAAGACTATATTAAATTTGTGAAATGA
- a CDS encoding GNAT family N-acetyltransferase yields the protein MVRKAKPSDAKKCVKILDLAMDDISGVILNETDYDKKMEKFETFFRAKNNRLSYENTIVYEDENKNICGAMIFYKGYESDFLDAVFNERLKQLGSKNLTKKECEDDEFYIDSVAVDPKFRGKGYFKALMNEAIQIAKNSDLKKMSLVTHTPELYTKFGFKFHDNLDIYGEVYQKMIKVL from the coding sequence ATGGTAAGAAAAGCAAAGCCAAGCGATGCAAAAAAATGCGTTAAAATACTTGATTTGGCGATGGATGACATTAGCGGAGTGATTTTAAATGAAACAGACTATGATAAAAAAATGGAAAAATTTGAAACTTTTTTTAGAGCTAAAAACAATCGCCTGTCATACGAAAATACAATAGTGTATGAAGATGAAAACAAAAATATCTGTGGGGCTATGATATTTTATAAAGGATATGAAAGTGACTTTTTAGATGCAGTTTTTAATGAGAGATTAAAACAACTTGGCTCTAAAAATTTGACAAAAAAAGAGTGCGAAGATGATGAGTTTTATATAGATAGTGTTGCAGTTGATCCAAAATTTAGAGGCAAAGGATATTTTAAAGCCTTAATGAATGAAGCTATACAAATAGCCAAAAACTCTGATCTTAAAAAAATGAGTTTAGTTACTCACACTCCTGAACTTTACACAAAATTCGGTTTTAAATTTCATGATAATTTAGATATCTATGGAGAAGTTTATCAAAAAATGATTAAGGTGCTTTAA
- a CDS encoding PAS domain-containing protein: protein MRIEKPTPIDEKIELDPERYFISSTDLKGIITSVNIYFSKISGYSEKELIGSPHNIVRHPDMPRIIFKTMWDQIQTGKNMCAVIKNLAKDGRYYWVVTDFEILKGEDGKPIGYRAFRRAAKDETIKTVEPVYNRLLEAEKEGGILASKDELNKILKEKNMSYDDFINNEIKKSGLKGAFSGLLHKFGF from the coding sequence ATGCGAATAGAAAAACCAACTCCAATTGATGAGAAGATAGAACTTGACCCTGAAAGATATTTTATATCAAGTACTGATTTAAAAGGAATTATAACGTCAGTAAATATTTATTTTTCAAAAATTTCAGGCTATAGCGAAAAAGAACTTATAGGAAGTCCACATAACATCGTAAGACATCCAGATATGCCAAGAATAATTTTTAAAACTATGTGGGATCAGATCCAAACAGGTAAAAATATGTGTGCTGTAATAAAAAATCTAGCAAAAGATGGCAGATACTACTGGGTTGTAACTGATTTTGAAATTTTAAAGGGCGAAGATGGAAAGCCAATTGGATATAGGGCTTTTAGAAGAGCAGCAAAAGATGAAACTATAAAAACGGTTGAGCCAGTTTATAATAGACTTTTAGAAGCTGAAAAAGAAGGTGGAATTTTAGCAAGCAAAGATGAGCTTAATAAAATTTTAAAAGAAAAAAATATGAGTTATGATGATTTTATAAATAATGAAATTAAAAAAAGTGGTCTAAAAGGCGCTTTTAGTGGATTGTTGCACAAATTTGGTTTTTAA
- a CDS encoding FecR domain-containing protein, with amino-acid sequence MKKIFFTFFIFANFLFAQSIAIVKMAKGNPVVKRDDKTLNLKVGDELLNNDILITDANSKVGVIFDDGSSLTLGESSYLNIEEFKFKPIEEIYKFSLKLDKGKAMFESGKVSEISPESFEFKIPDGIIGIRGTKFIIELK; translated from the coding sequence TTGAAAAAAATATTTTTTACTTTCTTTATTTTTGCAAATTTTTTGTTTGCTCAAAGTATTGCAATAGTTAAAATGGCAAAAGGTAATCCAGTTGTTAAAAGAGATGATAAGACATTAAATTTAAAAGTTGGTGATGAATTGTTAAATAACGATATTTTAATAACAGATGCAAATTCAAAAGTAGGGGTTATTTTTGATGATGGAAGTAGCCTTACTTTAGGTGAATCTAGTTATTTAAATATTGAAGAGTTTAAATTTAAGCCAATCGAAGAAATTTATAAATTTTCTTTGAAGCTTGATAAGGGAAAAGCTATGTTTGAATCAGGTAAAGTAAGCGAAATTTCACCTGAGAGCTTTGAGTTTAAAATTCCTGATGGAATTATCGGTATAAGAGGAACTAAATTTATAATAGAACTTAAATAA
- a CDS encoding catalase, with amino-acid sequence MKRLTTTFGNVVADNQNSLTAGKRGPVLLQDYKLIEKLAHQNRERIPERAVHAKGGGAYGKLVITEDISKYTKASVLQKGETTRMLARFSTVAGEAGAADAERDVRGFALKFYTKEGNWDLVGNNTPVFFVRDAYKFPDFIHTQKRDPHTYLRSNNAQWDFWTLVPESLHQVTILMSDRGIPASFRNMHGFGSHTYSLINANNERFWVKFHFKTAQGIKNLTNEEAANVIAKDRESNLRDLHNAIEKGDFPRWNFKIQIMPESEAKTCGFNPFDLTKVWSHKDYPLIDVGYFELNENPKNYFNEIEQAAFSPSNVVPGISISPDKMLQARTFSYPDAQRYRIGTHYAQLPVNRPINKVNTYTVGGNMNNGSYEVKTKAYYEPNSYNGPVEDNSFLEPDLELEGVAARFGYDDEDYYSQPRALFNLMSECQKNQLFNNIADSMEGVSKEVIKRALGHFEKISPDYAKGVESALKSKCKSCC; translated from the coding sequence ATGAAAAGATTAACCACAACATTTGGAAACGTAGTCGCTGATAATCAAAACAGTTTAACAGCTGGTAAAAGAGGACCTGTTTTACTTCAAGATTATAAACTTATTGAAAAACTAGCACACCAAAATAGAGAAAGAATTCCTGAAAGAGCAGTACACGCAAAAGGCGGTGGCGCATATGGAAAATTAGTTATTACAGAAGATATTTCAAAATATACAAAAGCTAGTGTTTTGCAAAAAGGCGAAACTACAAGAATGTTAGCAAGGTTTTCAACCGTTGCAGGTGAAGCAGGTGCAGCGGATGCTGAAAGAGATGTTAGAGGTTTTGCGCTTAAATTTTACACAAAAGAGGGAAATTGGGATTTAGTGGGAAATAATACGCCTGTATTTTTCGTTCGTGATGCTTATAAATTCCCTGATTTTATCCACACTCAAAAAAGAGATCCTCACACTTATTTAAGATCAAATAACGCACAATGGGACTTTTGGACACTAGTTCCTGAAAGTCTTCATCAAGTTACGATTTTAATGAGCGATAGAGGAATTCCTGCAAGTTTTAGAAATATGCATGGATTTGGAAGCCATACTTATAGTCTGATTAATGCTAATAATGAGAGATTTTGGGTTAAATTTCATTTTAAAACTGCCCAAGGAATTAAAAATTTAACAAACGAAGAAGCAGCTAATGTTATCGCAAAAGATAGAGAAAGCAACCTTAGAGATCTTCATAATGCAATTGAAAAAGGCGATTTCCCAAGATGGAATTTTAAAATCCAAATTATGCCAGAAAGCGAAGCAAAAACCTGTGGATTTAACCCATTTGATTTAACAAAAGTTTGGTCACATAAAGACTATCCATTAATTGATGTGGGATATTTTGAACTAAATGAAAACCCTAAAAACTACTTTAATGAAATAGAACAAGCCGCATTTAGCCCATCAAATGTAGTTCCTGGAATTTCAATTAGCCCTGATAAAATGCTTCAAGCAAGAACTTTTAGTTATCCAGATGCTCAAAGATATAGAATCGGCACACACTACGCACAGCTTCCAGTAAATCGCCCGATAAATAAAGTAAATACTTACACAGTTGGCGGAAATATGAATAATGGCTCATACGAAGTTAAAACAAAAGCATATTATGAGCCAAATAGCTATAATGGACCAGTAGAAGATAATAGCTTTTTAGAACCAGATTTAGAGCTAGAAGGCGTTGCAGCAAGATTTGGTTATGATGATGAGGATTATTACTCACAACCAAGAGCTTTATTTAACTTAATGAGCGAATGCCAAAAAAATCAGCTATTTAACAATATCGCTGATAGCATGGAAGGCGTAAGCAAAGAAGTAATAAAAAGAGCTTTAGGACATTTTGAAAAAATTTCACCTGATTACGCAAAAGGTGTGGAGAGTGCTTTAAAATCAAAATGTAAAAGTTGTTGTTAA